The bacterium DNA segment TGCTTCCGGCCGCTATCAGACGGTTGTTGTACCACTCTAACCATCCTAGATACGCGTCATATGCTCCGTGAACGCCTTCGATCGCCTGAATGGAAGCGATTTGTTGGATGGTTAGCTCGAGCGGCGAATTCCAGAGGTAGCCCCGACCAGCAAGCTTCCCAAGCAGCGGGCGCAGCAACTGCAGGCCCATGGCCTCAAGCTGGACATGGAGCGCAGCGAGCGTAGCCGGGGGACTCTGTTGATCTTCAAGAACCGTGTAGTGGAACGGCGCGCCGAGCGCCGAGCGCCCAATCGCGAGCGATTGCACGCCAAGGGCCAACACCAAGACTGTGATGCTCGAAAAGTGCGTGTTCATTACGTGTCCTCCTTTTTCGTCCCCGAGGGAGCGAACCTGTGCTTTTCAATCAGGATCGGCGGCCGAATTGTCGGCCGCAGTATTGTTCGTGAAGGTCACTTCAGACATGCTCATGCGTATCCCGCCTCCCGATGGTGCCTCATTGCCGGCAAGGAGATTATTCCGGACGATCACGCTTTCGTCGGCAGCTCCGCAATCCTCCAGATTGATGGCACCGCCACCGGCGCTTGATGAGTTGTCGCAGATGCGATTCTTTTGCATGCTCGCCTTTTCTGGCGATCTTGGAGTAGGCAATTCGCAGTTGTAGAAGGCGATGCCGCCGCCATGCCGGCGAGCTTCATGACGCCGCTGAAGAACGCAAGAACAAGCCCACACTGAAGCATGATCCGTGACATGGTTTCCTCCACTGAAACGCTATTGTCCCTGAAAAACCTACTTCGTCAGCATCGGCTGCTGCTGCATGTAGTTCCGAAGAACGATGAGGTCCAATATGTCGATCCGCCAATCGCCATTGACATCGCAGTTCTCACAAGAACCGGCAACGCTCTTGCCAAGACAGACTGCAACTGTCCGCAAGCTTGTGTTCAGGTCTCCCGTGAAAGGCCAGGCGCGGCCCACCCCGTATGCAGCTGAGATTCCCGATGTACTTCGAACTTCATCTCTGGCCTCGACTACAGAGAACTCCTTTTTCAGATACACCCACGTCTCCATTCCGTAATTTGTCCAATCCGGAGGAACCCGTTGGTCGTCGTGCAACATCATGAATCCCTTATCCTGCAAAGCTCTCCGTGTGTCCCACTTGTCGGTGCCTTCCGCGTAGAAGAGATACAATTTCCCAGGCATGCAGGGAACTATCCCCACGTACTCGACGAGCGCCTCGCCGCGATTCACATTGACAACGTATAGAACTCCAGGAGTATCTTTCACTTGTGAAGTTGCCCATGGGACGCTCGGCACGATCCAAGCGTAACCTTGCCCTTGGAGGCGGCCCTTGAGGGGACGGGCATAGATGAACCCCAAGTCTGTCAACCTGGAATGAAGCGCCGCGCGACCCGGCTCATCAAGAGCGGGAAGCTCCAAGACCCCGGCGTACTGAACTCCGTCCGCCATGGCCTGAGTGCCTCTGCCGAGCAACTGGACTGTGACCACGCCAGGCACAGTTGCGGCAGCAACTGCCTCTTCAAGCGCATACTCCCTGGGGAAGCACTGCCAGACATCGGCGTAGTGCTGAGACCAGATGCTCTCTGATGAATCCTGCGCTACAAATGTGAAACCCTTTGATCGAAGGACATCGCGAACGGCTTCACGCTCTGGCGTACCTGGAGGGTAGCTGATGATCACCCTGACTTGACCCGGCAACGCGTAGGAGACCGGCGAACACTCCAAAGGCTCGGCACAAACGTTGAGATCCTCCGTGCCGACAACGCCATCGAGGCTTCCTGCGATGGCCGCGGCGTCCGCCATTGGCATGCCGTCAGGAATGGTCCACACGCTCCCCTGCCCCGCAAGGCGGCCCACAAGAGGCCGCTGAAAGATGAATCCCGCGGCGGACAGATTGTCATACAGCTCGGCCCGGGCGCTCTCCCCGAGCCCCGCCGCCTCCAGAACGGCGATTGATTCGGCAAAAGCCACTGTTGCGAACATCAACGCCACTGCTACCGACAAGCTGATTGCGTTCTTCATCACTGCACTCCTTTACGCCTCGTTTCAGAACGGATCGGAAGAATCGTTATCTGCTATTGTGTTATTTTGCAGGGCCCAGACGTAAGCGCGCGAACCTGTCGATGCGCTCGTGTAGATTCCGGCCCCTTGATTCGCGGCGTTGCCGCATATTACGTTCCAGACCGCCGACCAGTTGGTGGTCCTCATGATCGACAAACCGCCACCGATCCAGGCCTTGTTATCGGTGATGCGGTTTTTCTGTATGCTTGCTTTTTCCGGCGACCGTGGAGTAGGCAGTTGGCACTTGTAGAAGGCAATGCCGCCTCCATGACCCCGAGCTTCATTGAACGAGATCAGGTTGTTCTTGATGTAGATGGTGGCGGCCGCCTGGCAGTAGAGACCGCCTCCATCACGCTCTGCCTGGTTCGGATAGGCTTCATTACCAATGGTGTTGCCGTCTATTATGGCATAGGACTCAAAACAGGCTATCGCGCCACCGTCTCTTGCTGTATTGGAGAGCAGTGTGCTATCGGAAACCGTTGTCGGGCTGTAGCACTTGTAAAGACAGATTCCCCCACCAACGAGGGCTTTATTGTCTTGGATGATATTATCCGAGATGACTACGATTGACCTGTCACAGAAGATTCCTCCACCGAGGGAAGCGTCCCCCCCCGAAATGATGAAACCTTGCAGCTCTGCATACGAGCATCCGATGAAGGTTACGGCACGACCGGTTTCGTGGGACTGCAGGCTGGAGGGGTCTATTGTCGTTGGGTACGTGGATGGATCGCACGTGGCAAAAGTCCCGTTGTAACCACCCAGAATGTTGAGGGCCTTGTTACGAACGACGACCTCCTCGGCATACTCTCCACCTTCGCTCTCGATTTCCCCAGCTACGCAAACGGTCCCGACTGAGAGATCCACGCCCTCCTGTATGGTGTTGAACGGATGATCGATGGTGCCGTCCTCGACGCCCGTAGCTCGTGCGTCAACGTACACGACCGTTGTCTTGTTCTCAGGAGGAGTGCCGTCACTGTATTCCTCGTAGTTGGATTGGCCATCATCGTCGGGGTCACCGGACGCCGATTCGTCCAAGTCGCCGAAGTGCTCCATCTCCCAGTCGTCAGGAAGCCCATCGGTATCGGAGTCGTCGCTGATCGAGAGCGATTCGAAAGCCCCCATGTCCACCTCGTCAAGAAGCAAGCGGGGATTGTAGTCGGCATCGGCATCACCTTCCACTACAACGTCGCTATCGCCCGCGTCTATGCATGGGGAATATGACTGCAGCCGGAAATCTCCCGACCCGGGATCGACGAACTGAGGGAACCCGGCAATGTTGTACTTCCCGTCATTCTCCACCGCCCCCTCAAAGCATGAATGGTAGGGGTCGCAGTTGTAGAGGCTTGTACTGCCGTTGTACCACACGATTGAATTCTGAATCACGAGCAGTGGATAAGATGTGTGATAGATTGCGCCCCCGGAAGCCCGGTAAGAGACGTTTCCTGCTATGGTGTTGTTGTGGATGACAGGAGCGGCATCTTCGCTATAGATTCCCCCGCCAAGCTGAGCGGCATTATTGCAGATGAGGTTATCAATAATTGTTGGGGAGGCCATTGTTACATAGATACCTCCTCCACAGGTCCATTCATCTCCAGAGGGGTTGTTGTTCCATGTAATGGTATTGGCGATGATGTCAGATGTGTTCTCGGTAGCTGAGGTAGCGGAGGCAACCAAGATGGCTCCGCCAGATCCTGTGTTGAGCGTTACCGTATTAAGCGTAAAGGACACGGATCCCAAGAGGTAAGCGGCTCCACCAAACAGTGCAGAGTTCGCACAGAATTCGTTGGCGCGGAGAACCACTGATGCAATGGGATGGACATAGAAAGCTCCTCCATATGCCTCTGAAAAGTTGCCTTCAAAAGTATTGTCCACTACCTGGCATGGACTGGCGCCATTCTGGCCGTACACAAACAGGGCCCCACCACACCCTGGTGCAAGTCCCGGAACGTTCCAAGCGCAGTTGCTAAAGAATTGGCAAGCTCGTATAGTGGGACAAGCGTACGCTACCAGTATTGCGCCTCCGCCAGGGTAAGACATTGCTGCTCCGCCCGTAA contains these protein-coding regions:
- a CDS encoding choice-of-anchor Q domain-containing protein — protein: MVASATSATENTSDIIANTITWNNNPSGDEWTCGGGIYVTMASPTIIDNLICNNAAQLGGGIYSEDAAPVIHNNTIAGNVSYRASGGAIYHTSYPLLVIQNSIVWYNGSTSLYNCDPYHSCFEGAVENDGKYNIAGFPQFVDPGSGDFRLQSYSPCIDAGDSDVVVEGDADADYNPRLLLDEVDMGAFESLSISDDSDTDGLPDDWEMEHFGDLDESASGDPDDDGQSNYEEYSDGTPPENKTTVVYVDARATGVEDGTIDHPFNTIQEGVDLSVGTVCVAGEIESEGGEYAEEVVVRNKALNILGGYNGTFATCDPSTYPTTIDPSSLQSHETGRAVTFIGCSYAELQGFIISGGDASLGGGIFCDRSIVVISDNIIQDNKALVGGGICLYKCYSPTTVSDSTLLSNTARDGGAIACFESYAIIDGNTIGNEAYPNQAERDGGGLYCQAAATIYIKNNLISFNEARGHGGGIAFYKCQLPTPRSPEKASIQKNRITDNKAWIGGGLSIMRTTNWSAVWNVICGNAANQGAGIYTSASTGSRAYVWALQNNTIADNDSSDPF